The Erigeron canadensis isolate Cc75 chromosome 1, C_canadensis_v1, whole genome shotgun sequence genome segment GGATCATAtaactatatgtttatttttttaaaaaaatacgaaTTCCTTATACTTTGGTTGTTTACCCGTTGCAGATCGTGCTCCAATTACTATCTGACCATCAGTACACGTATCAGTACACGACGGATAGCAAAACCGGATGTTTGACCAATCTCTTTTTCGTAcatcctacatcacttgacATATGGCGTGCATTTCCTTGGATCATTGAAATAGACGCCACGTATAAAACCAACGTTTACAACATGCCGCTTGTTGAGATTGTGGGTGTCACTCCAACTGGCAAGACATTCAGCATTGCGCACGCACTTATTGAAAATGAGCAACATGCGACATACACATGGGTGTTACAGTGCTTGAGGTCGACGCTCGAAGAAGGCCTCGTCGTGCGTGTGGCACTCACTGATCGGGATCTGGCCCTCATGAAAGCAGTTAAGGATGTGATGCCGGAAACGAAGCTGATACTGTGTAGAATACACATTTGGAGGAATATTGAGTTACATGCCAACCCATCGTTTAGGTCAAAAAAAGATTATGGTTTGTTTAGACACCGGTGGATCAACTCGTAAACTCAATCACGGTTAAAGAATACGCAGAGAATGAGCAGCGGCTAAAAGTATTCTTGGCAGATAAACCAAGTATATACATCCCGTCCCCATACTGTTTTTATGATAACGCTTACGATGTAACCATGTAGCtaaatcactttttattttcctgCAGATCTTTATAAGTATCTACAAATACAGTGGCTTGCCTCGTACAAGGAGTTATTTGTGTCATGTTGGGTCGACCAACACCGCAACTATCGTAACTATACTACCAACAGGGTTGAAAGCGAGCATTCTTTGCTGAAGTCAGTTATGCATCAAAAGCGGCTTACGTTCCACAGAATCGTTGAATGTGTTAACTCTGTTGTCAGCGGGCAATACACCGAAATAAAGGGGTCACTAGAACATTGCAGGCAgtacaatcaaaataaacacaactaTCCCTGTTTAAAGGATTTGCTCGGTAAAGCCTCCCATGTAGCCTTGCAAATTATGGTTGACGAAATTGATCGATTGAAAAATACAGTAAAAGGGGACGTGTCAAAGTGCGGGTGTACGGTATGGGCTAGTTGTGGCTTGCCATGTAGTTGTCGACTTCTAACATACATGCAGGAACGTAAGTACAGTTCATTCAGATACAAATGGtccattttacttaaaaatacttaatgtaatatttttattcctGCAGGAAGGCGTGTACAAGAATATGAGATAGATGCATTTTGGTGCAGGCTCGATATAACCCAGTCCACCTGCCTGCCTGGAAATGTGAAGAAAGACTCGGATGATGACGAGCCTGTTGAGGCCTTTTGTGGCGAGGTTACTGCTGTCTTGGAACGACAACCCATAAACAAAGGAAAAGCTTGATGTCCAAAATAAAGGACCTCATCTATCCGGGTCGGTCCAAAATCAAGGATCCAGAGGTCCAAAAGAAAACACGTGGTAGACCTGTTGGGTCAAAGAAAAAGGTAAATTATTATAGTCTAGCAAATTATTACTTGTTAAATACTATCATCTAACttaattattcattcattcattgcaGATGCCAGACTTGAACGTATCACCTCcgatgccaccaccaccaaagttgaaaaagtcaagGTCCGTGCACGTGACCACACCTAAATATCCGGATACCGCACCAGACTCAGGCTCATGCTACAGAGACTTTCATCCGGCGAGACACAGTGAGCATGTGCCCACGCAATCACGTTTCGCGGAGCCTGACACCGAATTACGGGAGGACACCCGTGGATATATTGATGACTTGATCCGATCGTCACAATATTCAACAGCAGGGCCGAGTAATGAGCCTACAACCGAAACCCCATTCTTAGATCAGTTGTTCGGCGCAGCCGAACCCGCGTACTATCCTGTGCCACCAACAGCACCAACAGGCTTAATGGATCAGTTCTTCAGTGCCGATACTTATTTTCCTGCAGGTCCTAGCACTACGATGCCAGCTGCACCATCATCGTACTTTGATTTTTTCAATACGCCCACACAACCTTCGATGCCACCAG includes the following:
- the LOC122595650 gene encoding protein FAR-RED ELONGATED HYPOCOTYL 3-like translates to MQIVLQLLSDHQYTYQYTTDSKTGCLTNLFFVHPTSLDIWRAFPWIIEIDATYKTNVYNMPLVEIVGVTPTGKTFSIAHALIENEQHATYTWVLQCLRSTLEEGLVVRVALTDRDLALMKAVKDVMPETKLILCRIHIWRNIELHANPSFRSKKDYGLFRHRWINS